DNA sequence from the Phoenix dactylifera cultivar Barhee BC4 chromosome 13, palm_55x_up_171113_PBpolish2nd_filt_p, whole genome shotgun sequence genome:
ttttttttttctatctcaTATAGCTATTTACAAGCGCACACCCCTTACATGAAGCGAAACCGCATTTGACCGTTGATGGTCTCTCCCGAACTAATATTCCGGGCAAGCCAAGTCAAATGAATTTAAAATAACTAGACCCTCATAAAACCGGGTACGGCCGACCGGCTGCTGAACCGGAATTCGCGGTTGCCTTCACCGGGCCCTTCAGCGCCGGCAAAAGTTTCCCTTGAAGGAAACCCCTCTCGGCGTCGCCACCAccctccacctccaccaccaccaaccCCTCGGCCAGCCGGCGGACCACCATCCTCGCTACCAAATTACCAATTTGCCCCTCCACCTCTACCGCTCCGAGCCCCTTCTCCCCTTTCCTCCGAACCACCAGCCCCTCTTTTGCTCCAATATCTTCGGCTCTGCCGAGGATCACCTCGGCCGGCTCGGCGGAGACGAACCGCTGACGGTCCGACGCCGGTCCGAACAGACCGGATAGGTCGAGCCCGGAGGAGAAGGATATCAGATCGAAGGCGTCGAGGGCCCGGTCCGGCTCCTCCGACATCCAGAACTTTCCGTCCTCCGCCTCCGCCGTCTCCGCCGCGTGGAacttcgccgccgccgcccgctCCTCCTCGCTGAGCCCCTTCTTGAACCAGGGGTCGTGGAGGATACTGTCGACGGTGATCCTCGTTTCGGGATTCGGGTCCAGGATCCGGCCAATGAGTTGCCGGAGCTCCGGTGAGGTCCATTCGGGGCACCGGTACTCCCCCCGGTAGATCTTGCGGTACATCGCCATCAAGTTGGGGTCGTTGAACGGCAGATACCCAGCGTTGAGGACGTAGAGGATCACGCCGCAGGACCAGACGTCGATCTTGGCGCCGTCGTAGCCCTTCTTGGAGAGGATCTCCGGCGCGACGTACGCCGGAGTCCCGCAGACGGTGTGGAGGAGCCCGTCGCCGCGGATCTGGTCGGGGAGCGCGGAGAGGCCGAAGTCGGAGACTTTGAGGTCGCCGGCGTCGTCGAGGAGGAGGTTCTCCGGCTTGAGGTCCCGGTGGAAGACGCCACGAGAGTGGCAGTATCCGATGGCGGAGATCAATTGACGGAAGTAGCGGCGGGAGAGGTCCTCGGGGAGGCGGCCGCGGGCAACGCGCGCGAGGAGCTCGCCACCACGGGCGAGCTCGAGGACGATGTAGATCTTGGAGCGGGAGGCGAGGACCGCGAGGAGGCGGAGGACGTGGGGGTGGCGGAGGTGGCGCATGATGGAGATCTCGCGGACGACGTTGGGCGCGCGGCCGCCCTTGGCGACGCGGCCCTTCGGAATGGCCTTGAGGGCGACGCTTTGGCCGGAGCGGAGGTCGCGGGCAAGGTACACGCGGGCGGAGGCGCCGAAGCCTAGAAGGCCAACCAGCTCGTACCTCCCGAAGAGGACCTTTGCCGCCCGCCGCGGCGCCTCCCAGCCGCCGGAGTCCTGCATGAAGCTCGCAACTTTGCCGCTCTGGTATTTGTGaaattttcttctctcttttggaGAAAGGTTTCGAAGAGGGAGTGGAGTGGGAGGGAACGAAATTTCAGGGTGATATATAAAGAGGAAGACGCGGTCTGGTGGTCCGCGTGGTATTCGTGTTTTAGAAGTTCCAGGGTTGGAGACTTGAGCGTGAGATGGCGAGGAGTTTTCCAAGTACTCTAAAGTGAGTtaatttttcctctttctttaaaTAGTATACTAGTATTGTTCTTTTGAATTATATTTAACGAAGGTCAACAGGGAGGGAGGGAATGAACGTAGACGAGTTCCATGTCTTGCAGTACAACCACCGTGGTAGCGTTTCCTAGTAATCTATTTCAGGCAAGATTAGGAAATCGCGTTTCTTCCTGTCATGCGTCACCTGAaggtaaattaaaaattatttgaggCGGCACGGAAATGATTGTTATACCGATATTTTGGAACATGTTTAGTTCatgaaaatttatttatttaatatattttacttaAAAGTTGTTTTGGCACCTGGTAAGGTATTTTAAGGACTCAGAACTTGTTGAAAGTATGCGGTAAATAATTGTTTTATGCTTAATTTAGTTGAAATATACGATCTTAATAAGTCTTAAATATTAAAAGCAAAAGTATAAAATTACTTGTTTATTTAGGTATTTGAGATAAACTTATCTGAAACAATGGGCTACCAGTTGACATTATGAGGCCATGGTTTTTTCCTTCGGAAAGTGCCTCCATAGAGAGTACCTATGGCCCATCAATCACGAACTTATCTCCATGTCTGTTATTATCCTATCTTgttatatacattttttttgtttggttaaATGAGAATTAGACAACATATCATCTAACAAAGTCTGCTGCAAGGGCATTTATCCTAGGACAAAGTAGCAGCTGATATACATTAACATCTATATCCAAGCCTACTTTTAATTAACTATCTCTATAAAGTGgtaattaagattttttttttcaaaaaaaagaccTAAACACTATGGGAAGATGGTTGGCACGAAATGTGCAACATATGGTGCAACCAAGGCTCATTTTGGGGTGTAGATGAAACACAGCCGTATATAATTTGGCATAATCTCTTATCTGGTCAGCTCCTAGGAGCCTTCATCTAAACTAGCTATTGTGAAAGGAAATTCATGATAATATAATTTGGCATAATCTCTTATTTGCAGTCacagatattttttttatgatggaATTCAATTGGAAGTATATCCGAATCTTATTCAGCACCGAGATAGAGTTGGACTAGTTTAGGGAACAACTTGGAACAGTGTACACTAGTCTAGGTTGGACCATACCCACTTGCAGCCAGCGGTAAGAGGCGGAGCTTCCAAGTCGCCCAAGACCGACCCACGGCGCGATTCAACGCCGGTTGGCCAGCGAAGTTTCCCCGCTGCTTCCCAGAAGGCGCTGATAGCCACCCGGCAGCGACAAAGGACCTTATCACCGCCTGGCATCAGATCGGACCGCCGACAGCCTTCCAATCTGATGGCGTGATGTGATTTGCACACAAAAGAACGGAGACGCGTGCGCCGATGCGGCCGTTGATACCTCCCTCGACGGTTGATACGCTAGTCGCTTTATCAGAGAAGACATCAAAACTGACCGTACCTCTCATGGGCCCAAGCGGGTCGCGTACGGCTATTAAGAATCCAGCTGTTCCTATCAAATCAAAAAGGGATCCAGCTGTTGGATCGGCGCACACAGGCGGAGATTTGTCGATTACTTATCCGCTCCTTCGGGACACGTGGATGGTCGTGATCACGAGTTAGGAACAGGACAAAGAGCCAAGTGGGGACCACCAGGAGGGTCGTACGGTGGGCGGTCTCGGAGGGGATGAGATGATGACGTGGGCGCGGGGCCCACGGCCATACCCTGCTGTCGGTGGGGTCCGCGGCCGCGGCGGCTTTTTGTTTGTCTCCGTAGCCCATCGGACTGGAATACTTGAGGATGCCATCATCATGTTCTGTttgcattaaaaagaaaaaataactgtactataagaaaattttattaattatttatatcTTGACACTTCATAATGATCGAGATTGGCCAAATTTTATTGATACAGAAGTAATATTCGATGTAGATTAATATAATTaaccatgcaagaggaattatgAGAATAAAGAGCATCATTCACGCGAGCAATCATGTGTAACTGTCAAAAAAAGAATTATCAAGATATATGAAGATGAGCAAGGCTTATTCTCTGCCACACTTTACATAGATGTATGGATAATTGATGTCAACACCAATATAGACAAGATTTCTACAACTCACCTATATTCTACGACGGGTAGCTAGAGGAGGATGTATCAAAATTTTCTTGGACTTAATTATGTATTTATGTGCTATCttggattttaattttaatgATCATAACTCACAAGTTATCATCTTTTTTAAGataaattttaaaagtttttcttaCTCAAAAAAAGGTACACTTTTCTTCTAGTAAGTTTCTCTCTAAATAGATATAGCAATCAAGCTTGAGTCTCATCCAACTtggttttaaatttaattttgagCTTGAACTCTAAGATCAAACTTAAATTGTTTATCGGGATGTTAAAATGAACTTGAACTTAATTTCAAATAATGCTAAGCATGAGTTTACTTGATCAGCTAGATAATCCCAAATTGAGCTGAAGTCAAATTAAGTTTAAATCAAGCTCAATCTTAATCTAATAACCCACTGTATAAAGCCTATAATATGTAATACACATTACTAATATATTCCAGCTTTACCCAGCGAAGTTGATTTTTGGCtctatttaaaattaattttaagctCAATTTGCTGAATCAAGCATAGTTTGTATAGTATCAAACTAAGCTTAATTCTAGGTCTTTGAATTGAACACAAGCGGAGCTCAGGCTGCTTAGTTTGCCCAATATCATTGCTAATCCATCTATAAAATAAACATATCCACAAGgcacccccctttttttttgggtactacAATCCATGTTCAGTCTATCTGATAATATAAGGATCATGTGCAGCTTTGAGGTAGCATAGTGAAGGTGCTTACATCACTAGGTCTTTTAATTACTTAAGTGAGAattatgatcattgaagtactaatttttctaataataaatattagaaataattataataataataattgcagTTTTGTCTATCTAAACAGGTGAAGATTAGAACGCGAAACTTTTCTCCTGCACATCTGGAGGAGAGAGATGCCAAGAGCCAAACCCAAGCCCTATTAGGGATGTTCTCTTAAATCATAATGGCACATCTAAAAGAAAGGAGttttttgttaaaatatttacagaaaaaaaaataataaaaaagagagagaaaagtaattttatttctctgttTCATTATATTTGGTACATATTATGGGTTACATATATTCGTGTACATACTcaatacaagaaaaataatatagactgATATAAAATCATACTAACAAAGCAAAATATTACTCGATGATACAAGTTGTTACacgatttttaaaattattttaactaGATCAtactaacaaaaaataaaaataccgaCCAATATAAAATcacgctaataaaaaaaatattttaggtcGATACAGGTTATTGCGTGATCCTCAAAATTATGCTAATAGTTTTGATTGATCTtgcaaaaatattatattactttttttttgtttctcttgTGGCCACCTAATTGGGCTTACAAGCAAAGACATCCATAGAAAACTACACTAAGTTCCGGATAGATCACATAGAAATTCTACCCGGCGCCCGATTAGCCACCCATTTTACTTTCGTATGATTCAATTCCATGGATGTCCTTCtgtaataaatttaaaagacaAAACTGCCGTTCTAGAACAGAGAGAGGATATGCCACTGCATGAAAACTGGCGAGCGGAGGAAGGTTATCCATGTCTTTTAAATACTATTGATTTGGGTGGCAAGGCCTTCCTTTTactcaaaaaaacaaaagaaaaatctacTATTGACTTGAAACTCGACCAGACGCTTCATAATTTACACACTTTAGAATGGATAATGACGTTTAATCTTAAGACCCACCCACCACATACAATGGCAGCTGAACCTTCGACGAAACTTCATGGCAGCCCACAACAGTCTAAACGTGGCGAGCGTCTACCCAAGGCACCTCAAGTCGAACAGGTGTGTGTGTGAGATATTCTTGAGAGTTTCAGAAGGTTGCCACAAAAGTCTGATAAGAGCAGTGATGATATATACTATGATAGAAACTTCAGAAGTTGCTCGTCAAATTCTATTGCGAAGTTCATCTACAAGTTCCTTCATCTGGTAGGTGAGATATTTTATAGATTTTCCTTTTGAATTTGCTCTCACTAGATCTTCCTGCAGTCGGGGAATATATCATTCATTGAAGAAATCTAGACGTTTTATACACCcgtcaaaaaggaaaaagaaaaagatagaaaggAAACAAGAAGTCTACGTGTCCACGCCATACAACAATTCAAATAAGACGAAAAAAAGAGACTATTAGCTGCCTaattgaagaacaaaaagacaaaaaaaaaagactattaATTGACCAACCGGAGACAAAGTACTTCTGGGGAGCTTGATAACATAACaccattcaaataaaattttagtttataatgactttattttaaCCGGTAAATATACTTTCATGAGATTTTTTTGGGGGGGCTTTTTTGGTAGGATTGAGGTATTATACCTTTTTTTGGTATAAATATATTCATGGGAGTTAGAGAATAGAAGATCTAAAAGCTAGGTTCGAGTGGTAGAAGAGTCCCATAACCTAGTCCTTCACCTTGAAGGATTAAGGAAAATAGTTGGCAagtaacaaaaaaaacaaaaaaaaatagttggCAGCAgtactattttcttttttaagattAAGAGGTTTTTTTTATTGAGTTTAGGAGGGCCTAATCTCTTTTAGAGTTGAACCTCTACCCCAAATGGCAAGAGGTTATACCACGCAAGCAAGTAATTAATGGTTCTTGTGATAAattgaatcaagaaaaaaactgCAAACCTTGTAGAATAATTCATTCCATAAGCCATATCAACAGCTGTTTGCTCTACCTATTAGCTTTCATGTCCTAGAATTTATAAGGGTGGTTCGGTGTTTAGAATATGATGCTGGCACATTATTATCTCAATACTCATAAAATATTCTTTTCATATATTTGGAGAGTAGACTCTActtctttttatgaaaaagaTTAAAATCAATTCTAACCAAGAAAAGAGCAAGAAATTCGCACTAAAACACACCCAGCCTGCTATCCCAAAAGCTTGCAACCCACATGCCAAATAGCGTGTGCTAAATTTGGTGACCTAAGATTTAGGTGCCAATTAACttcaatcaaaaataaaaaattgacgtGCCAACAAGATGATACTAAATGGTTGGACTGGCAAGGGCGAGCAGCAGTGAGTTCCTTTGGGATGGTCAAGGATATCTAGGACACCCGTTTCGCTAATTTTAGCGCCCAGATTTGCCTTGTTCTCTTGGGTGCCCCTACTCCTTGATCATCTCAAAGTGAAATTCGATGGCAGCAGGTCGGCGGATGGAGTATATGGAGGAgttggatttgtgatcagagaccaccAGGATACACTGGTAGAGGCAGGAGGTCGGTGTACCTTTGAGGCGACGGCCATTGAGGCGAAGCTTCAGGCAACATGGGAGGGTATCTCCTACGCGAGGAGAGTGCTGGATGCAAACAGAATATATTTGGAGGGGGACTCCTCGACGGTAATCGATTAGATATGGGGAGCGGACCGATACGGGGATGACCACCCACTGATTTGTGAGACCTGCAGACTGGTTAAAGGTTTGATCTCTTTTCAGACAGCGCATGTGTATTGAGAGACGAACAGAGTCGCGGACTAGATCGCTTTCTACGTAGCTCAACACTTTGGGGAGCTCTTTTGGACTACTATCACGGAGGTTCCTTCTTCCTTGTATCATTTGGTTGCTTCTGACTTGGTAGGTTGTACTCATGTAAGAGTAATTTGAATGTCGTTttctacccaaaaaaaaaaaaaaaatggcgaGCTAGCCGCCTCACATGCCTAGTCATACAAAGCAAGTGAAGGAGACCGagcctctctttttttattattaaggtTGTATAATTATGGACTCATGGAAGCGCCGTGTTATCTTAATTATCCCCTTGGCGTCTGCTACTTGGTGACTGCTGGAGTCGCCATACAAAACATAGAAGCATTTAGAGGTCTCCAAGTCCGGGCTGAAAGATTAGGTGGTCTCCAGTGGGCCTGTCCGTTGTACCGGGTGTGACAGGAGACTATCGTGTTCCTCGTGCTTTGAGAGGGACGTTGAGTGGCCGAGTAGCAGACTACTGCTTCACGACTCTGGATTCACGACTCTGGATAAGATGATGATCTTTGCGGCCACCGTATCTCTAGCGGTCTTACCAATGGATAAGTGTTCTTTAATGAGATCTATGATGAGATCCAGTCAAGAGAAGGCCACGGATGGATGGCGGCCAGCAGACGCGAGACTGAAGCCTCCGCCGCCAATCATGGGAAGAAATTCGATTTACAGCACGGGAAAGAACTTCAAAGAATTCGGATGTTCCTCAAAGAAAAAACTTTCCAAATATTCAAAGGTCATTGTTTGAAAACCTATCAGATGATACGACGAACAGAATGTGAAAAGATCaataaagaaaaagcaaaacaaaaaaactacattttttattatttacttttagtatttttattatttactgttattttattttattttaaaattcagcatattttTTCTGACCATTTTCAAAAAGTACGTACAAAAAGTAATAGACGTTTTTCgttcttatttttcttataaaCGCCTATTGCCCGATGAATAGGACAGAGGCCTTACAAACCTTTGATACAAGTTCAAAGCAGAGAGATAAATAGAGCACTGCACCTTCTTATGGTTTTGGGTCGTGTTGGAGGCAAGTAAAAGGAGGTGCTGGTAAATAATACTTGGGACAACCTCAAGATGGGAGGGTCAAACTCAAATTTGAAGGTGGAAGATGGGATGTAACCTTGCGGGAAGCCACGAAGACAATGCTGTGACCATTTGAAAGTGCATCTAAGAAACAAAGTTATTTACGGGTTGGAGAAGCTGCAATCAAGTAGACAAATGATAGCATATACAGATCTAACCAACAATGTTACAATCCAATGGTAGAGGCAATTTGCAACTATGGCAAAATACGGAGATGCAAACCTTAAAATTACAGGCTTAACAACAATAGGGAGGGCAAAATGTTACTTTATAGCAACTTCTTTTCCCAATCCAAATCTTTTACAAATTCAATTTGTACTGCCTCCTCTTGGGCTCGGGTAACTGTACTTCTATAGCTTCAAGCAACAGCTAGTAATTCTGAACTCACCACCACTTCTTGACTAGCTTTGCATGCATGGATTAAAGCACAGACATCTGTTGTTTCGAGAAACTTCTCAAGGTTCACCATGATTAGAGGACCGTATTCGAAGACCAATCTCTTGCACTGCACAAGGAAATGAGAAAAACAGATGAAATCACAAGAGAACAACGAAGGTCAACACCACCTTCAATTTTCAAAATGCAAAGCCTAcaggataaattgaa
Encoded proteins:
- the LOC103720413 gene encoding CBL-interacting serine/threonine-protein kinase 14-like; this encodes MQDSGGWEAPRRAAKVLFGRYELVGLLGFGASARVYLARDLRSGQSVALKAIPKGRVAKGGRAPNVVREISIMRHLRHPHVLRLLAVLASRSKIYIVLELARGGELLARVARGRLPEDLSRRYFRQLISAIGYCHSRGVFHRDLKPENLLLDDAGDLKVSDFGLSALPDQIRGDGLLHTVCGTPAYVAPEILSKKGYDGAKIDVWSCGVILYVLNAGYLPFNDPNLMAMYRKIYRGEYRCPEWTSPELRQLIGRILDPNPETRITVDSILHDPWFKKGLSEEERAAAAKFHAAETAEAEDGKFWMSEEPDRALDAFDLISFSSGLDLSGLFGPASDRQRFVSAEPAEVILGRAEDIGAKEGLVVRRKGEKGLGAVEVEGQIGNLVARMVVRRLAEGLVVVEVEGGGDAERGFLQGKLLPALKGPVKATANSGSAAGRPYPVL